A portion of the Oxynema aestuarii AP17 genome contains these proteins:
- a CDS encoding alternate F1F0 ATPase, F1 subunit alpha, whose protein sequence is MSEDANPPPLKSSIDRTFEAIDRALADADTDLALQEVGIVRSVGHGIARIDGLPTVKSDELIRFPDNLLGMAFDLDRHQVGAILLGAGESLKAGDRVRRTRRVLDVPVGNGLIGRVMTPTGEPLDNRGPIQFARRSPVEREARPIMDRAPVTVPLQTGLKAIDALIPIGRGQRELILGDRQTGKTTIALDTIVNQRETGVICIYCAIGQRNWAVAQFIEELRSRDRLQDCLVVVAAAEDPPGLQYIAPYAATAIGEYFMEQGRDVLVVYDDLTRHARAYRELSLLLRRPPGREAFPGDIFYIHSRLLERSTHLRQELGGGSLTALPIVETQGQNLSAYIPTNLISITDGQIYLSPDLFQKGILPAVDVGRSVSRVGGKTQLSAYRSVAGDLRLSYSQFQELEVFSRFGTRLDESTRQTLERGRRVREVLKQPPYLPLPVEEQIAVLLAVTNGLFDELPLTEIRQAETAIRDRLRQAVPQVCDRIRANEVLSEGDRHTLLDEARRALQTL, encoded by the coding sequence ATGAGTGAAGACGCGAACCCTCCCCCGCTCAAATCCTCGATCGATCGCACGTTTGAAGCGATCGATCGCGCCCTCGCCGACGCCGACACCGATTTAGCCTTGCAAGAAGTCGGGATCGTGCGATCGGTCGGCCACGGAATCGCGCGGATCGACGGTTTACCGACGGTGAAATCCGACGAATTAATCCGATTTCCCGATAACCTTTTAGGGATGGCCTTCGATCTCGACCGCCACCAAGTCGGGGCGATCCTGCTCGGTGCGGGGGAATCGCTCAAAGCGGGCGATCGCGTGCGCCGGACCCGGCGAGTGTTAGACGTTCCCGTGGGTAACGGCCTAATCGGTCGGGTGATGACGCCGACCGGGGAACCCCTGGACAATCGCGGGCCGATCCAGTTTGCCCGTCGTTCTCCGGTGGAACGGGAAGCCCGCCCGATTATGGACCGTGCCCCGGTCACGGTTCCTTTGCAAACGGGCTTGAAAGCGATCGATGCCCTGATTCCGATCGGTCGCGGTCAGCGAGAACTGATTTTAGGCGATCGCCAGACCGGAAAAACGACGATCGCCCTCGATACGATCGTCAACCAACGAGAAACGGGAGTGATTTGTATTTATTGTGCGATCGGTCAGCGCAATTGGGCGGTGGCACAATTTATCGAGGAGTTGAGATCGCGCGATCGCCTGCAAGATTGTCTGGTCGTGGTCGCGGCGGCGGAAGATCCTCCGGGATTGCAATATATCGCTCCCTATGCGGCGACGGCGATCGGGGAATATTTTATGGAACAAGGCCGCGATGTCCTCGTAGTTTACGACGACTTGACCCGCCACGCCCGGGCCTATCGCGAACTGTCGTTGTTGCTGCGTCGTCCGCCGGGACGGGAAGCCTTTCCCGGGGATATTTTCTACATTCACTCCCGCTTGTTAGAGCGATCGACCCACTTACGCCAGGAATTGGGCGGCGGTTCCCTCACGGCGTTGCCGATCGTGGAAACCCAAGGTCAAAATCTCTCGGCGTATATTCCCACCAACCTAATTTCAATCACCGACGGTCAGATCTACCTCTCGCCGGACTTATTCCAAAAAGGCATATTACCGGCGGTCGATGTCGGGCGATCGGTCTCCCGGGTCGGCGGGAAAACTCAACTGAGCGCCTATCGTTCCGTGGCGGGAGATTTGCGCTTGTCCTATTCTCAATTTCAGGAATTGGAGGTGTTCTCCCGCTTCGGCACCCGATTAGATGAAAGTACCCGCCAAACCTTGGAACGGGGCCGCCGGGTGCGCGAAGTTCTCAAGCAACCGCCCTATCTACCGTTACCCGTCGAGGAACAAATCGCGGTTTTGTTAGCGGTGACTAACGGTTTATTCGACGAGTTGCCGTTAACGGAGATCCGACAGGCGGAAACGGCGATTCGCGATCGCCTCCGGCAAGCCGTGCCCCAAGTGTGCGATCGCATTCGCGCTAACGAGGTTTTGAGTGAGGGCGATCGCCATACCTTGTTGGACGAAGCCCGTCGCGCTTTGCAAACCCTGTAA
- a CDS encoding AAA family ATPase: MSLLSIWAKDYKNLNFYETPLEFDRLNLLVGPNGSGKSNLIALLRFLQLSVSQSFGSVSGFRYACEELGGSHVLSFNLDRPGTVLLKYKFEGIEETRYQPIYLEIKLFISKLTNSAEIHEELLYSPINGDENNPFYYYKLHNHQLNTGVVSILQPDGSQKFQRISNVPLDSLGLLVINELIQQENEEIRELLLRSNIYSVRRHLLNGIESWRFYNANNMNLKEIRESEPKIGSGALNLHLSETGENLAAVLDELCNESFDFEDQFNDAVKQFLPMTRRIRSTRAGRLNLTIEWVVEGLDEVLYLRDMSDGSVRMLCWAIILLSHRLPSLLVIDEPEMGIHVAWMKVLAGWIEYASRQTTIIVSTHSPDLLDRFTDRSESVICHNLNNRGFASMDRIEQNQFQSRLQEGWELGDLYRVGDPSIGAWPW, translated from the coding sequence ATGTCGCTCCTGTCAATATGGGCAAAAGACTATAAAAATTTAAACTTTTACGAAACCCCTTTAGAGTTCGATCGACTTAATCTTTTAGTCGGTCCGAATGGCTCGGGAAAGAGCAATTTAATCGCACTGCTTAGATTTTTACAATTATCAGTATCTCAAAGTTTCGGCTCCGTTAGCGGTTTTCGCTATGCTTGCGAAGAACTCGGCGGTTCTCACGTACTCTCGTTTAACCTCGATCGACCTGGAACCGTTCTCCTCAAGTACAAATTCGAGGGAATTGAGGAAACCCGATATCAACCAATTTATCTCGAAATAAAGTTATTTATCAGCAAATTGACTAACTCTGCTGAAATTCACGAAGAACTTCTCTATTCTCCGATTAATGGGGATGAAAACAACCCCTTTTATTACTATAAGTTACACAACCATCAATTAAACACTGGTGTAGTTTCAATTCTTCAACCAGATGGAAGTCAAAAATTTCAGCGCATTTCTAATGTGCCACTTGATTCTCTCGGGCTTTTAGTAATTAACGAACTGATTCAACAAGAAAATGAAGAAATTCGAGAGTTATTGCTTAGATCTAATATTTACTCAGTTCGCAGACATTTACTCAACGGGATTGAAAGTTGGCGGTTTTATAATGCCAACAATATGAACTTAAAGGAGATTCGCGAATCCGAACCTAAAATCGGCTCGGGAGCGTTAAATTTGCATTTATCCGAAACTGGAGAAAATTTAGCCGCCGTTTTGGACGAACTCTGTAATGAAAGCTTCGATTTTGAAGACCAGTTCAACGATGCTGTCAAGCAGTTTTTACCGATGACGCGGCGCATTCGATCGACCCGAGCGGGACGTTTGAATTTAACAATTGAGTGGGTCGTCGAAGGACTCGATGAGGTTTTGTATTTACGAGATATGTCTGACGGCTCAGTTAGAATGCTCTGCTGGGCTATCATTCTATTATCTCACAGATTGCCGTCTTTACTGGTGATTGACGAACCGGAAATGGGGATTCACGTCGCCTGGATGAAAGTTTTGGCGGGGTGGATTGAATATGCGTCGCGACAGACGACGATTATCGTTTCAACTCATAGTCCAGACCTACTCGATCGCTTTACCGATCGTTCTGAATCGGTCATCTGTCATAACTTAAATAATCGCGGTTTTGCGTCGATGGATCGCATCG